One Aethina tumida isolate Nest 87 chromosome 5, icAetTumi1.1, whole genome shotgun sequence genomic window carries:
- the LOC109598767 gene encoding eukaryotic translation initiation factor 3 subunit G-like isoform X3 — protein sequence MPSAEEVKSSWADEVELEGGTSLPPSTEVYENGFKIVTEYKINDDNKKVKIVRTYKIERRIVSKQIAVRKTWKKFGESANDKPGPNPATTIVGEDVYMQYITSKEEDNKPEEDGLDKLKALGDKNVVKCRTCNGEHWTSKCPYKDTTLGGGKIPDDKKPTLGAPGEANKPGVTKYIPPGMREGASKRPEGSNMQRREDQTAIRIANLSNNTTDQDLEDLVKRFGPILKIYLAKDKQTNQCKGYAYVHYKFRMDAAEAIARLNGHGYDHLILSVDWSKPQNSNQ from the exons ATGCCGTCGGCCGAAGAAGTCAAATCCAGTTGGGCCGATGAGGTCGAATTGGAGGGCGGAACGTCGCTGCCACCGTCCACCGAAGTGTACGAGAACGGATTTAAAATCGTCACTGAGTACAAGATCAACGACGACaacaaaaaagtgaaaatcGTGCGCACGTACAAGATCGAAAGGAGGATCGTGTCGAAACAGATTGCAGTCAGGAAGACATGGAAGAAGTTTGGTGAGTCTGCCAATGATAAACCGGGACCAAATCCTGCCACCACTATTGTTGGGGAAGATGTTTATATGCAGTACATCACCAGTAAGGAGGAAGACAACAAGCCAGAAGAAGACGGTCTAGATAAACTcaaag CTTTGGGAGACAAGAATGTGGTTAAGTGTCGTACATGTAATGGAGAGCATTGGACCTCAAAGTGTCCCTACAAAGACACTACACTGGGTGGTGGCAAAATCCCAGATGACAAGAAACCAACACTTGGAGCTCCAGGTGAGGCCAACAAACCAGGTGTTACTAAGTACATTCCACCAGGCATGAGGGAGGGAGCATCCAAACGACCAGAAGGCTCCAATATGCAGAGGAGGGAAGATCAAACAGCTATCAGGATTGCTAATCTCAGTAACAACACAACTGATCAGGATCTGGAAGATCTGGTTAAGAGATTTGGACCTATATTGAAGATATATTTGGCCAAGGATAAACAAACTAACCAATGCAAAG GTTATGCGTATGTTCATTATAAGTTTAGGATGGATGCAGCTGAAGCTATTGCCAGGTTAAATGGACATGGTTATGATCACCTGATTCTTTCAGTTGACTGGTCAAAGCCACAGAATTCTAATCagtag
- the LOC109598767 gene encoding eukaryotic translation initiation factor 3 subunit G-like isoform X1: MPSAEEVKSSWADEVELEGGTSLPPSTEVYENGFKIVTEYKINDDNKKVKIVRTYKIERRIVSKQIAVRKTWKKFGESANDKPGPNPATTIVGEDVYMQYITSKEEDNKPEEDGLDKLKALGDKNVVKCRTCNGEHWTSKCPYKDTTLGGGKIPDDKKPALGAPGEANKPGVTKYIPPGMREGASKRPEGSNMQRREDQTAIRISNLSNNTTDQDLEDLVKRFGPILKIYLAKDKQTNQCKGYAYVHYKFRMDAAEAIARLNGHGYDHLILSVDWSKPQNSNQ, from the exons ATGCCGTCAGCTGAAGAAGTGAAATCCAGTTGGGCCGATGAGGTCGAATTGGAGGGCGGAACGTCGCTGCCACCGTCCACCGAAGTCTACGAGAACGGATTCAAGATCGTCACCGAGTACAAGATCAACGACGACaacaaaaaagtgaaaatcGTGCGCACGTACAAGATCGAAAGGAGGATCGTGTCGAAACAGATTGCGGTCAGGAAGACGTGGAAGAAGTTTGGTGAGTCTGCCAACGATAAACCGGGACCAAATCCTGCCACCACAATTGTTGGGGAAGATGTTTATATGCAGTACATCACCAGTAAGGAGGAAGACAACAAGCCAGAAGAAGATGGTCTAGATAAGCTCAAAG cTTTGGGAGACAAGAATGTGGTTAAGTGTCGTACATGTAATGGAGAGCATTGGACCTCTAAGTGCCCCTACAAAGACACCACGCTGGGCGGTGGCAAAATCCCAGATGACAAGAAACCAGCACTTGGAGCACCAGGTGAGGCTAACAAACCAGGCGTTACCAAGTACATTCCACCAGGCATGAGGGAGGGAGCATCCAAACGACCAGAAGGCTCAAACATGCAGAGGAGGGAAGATCAAACAGCTATCAGGATATCCAATCTGAGTAATAACACAACTGATCAGGATCTGGAAGATCTGGTTAAGAGATTTGGACCTATATTGAAGATATATTTGGCCAAGGATAAACAAACCAACCAATGCAAAGGTTATGCGTATGTTCATTATAAGTTTAGGATGGATGCAGCTGAAGCTATTGCCAGGTTAAATGGACATGGTTATGATCACCTGATTCTTTCAGTTGACTGGTCAAAGCCACAGAATTCTAATCagtag
- the LOC109598767 gene encoding eukaryotic translation initiation factor 3 subunit G-like isoform X2 encodes MPSAEEVKSSWADEVELEGGTSLPPSTEVYENGFKIVTEYKINDDNKKVKIVRTYKIERRIVSKQIAVRKTWKKFGESANDKPGPNPATTIVGEDVYMQYITSKEEDNKPEEDGLDKLKALGDKNVVKCRTCNGEHWTSKCPYKDTTLGGGKIPDDKKPALGAPGEANKPGVTKYIPPGMREGASKRPEGSNMQRREDQTAIRISNLSNNTTDQDLEDLVKRFGPILKIYLAKDKQTNQCKGYAYVHYKFRMDAAEAIARLNGHGYDHLILSVDWSKPQNSNQ; translated from the exons ATGCCGTCGGCCGAAGAAGTCAAATCCAGTTGGGCCGATGAGGTCGAATTGGAGGGCGGAACGTCGCTGCCACCGTCCACCGAAGTGTACGAGAACGGATTTAAAATCGTCACTGAGTACAAGATCAACGACGACaacaaaaaagtgaaaatcGTGCGCACGTACAAGATCGAAAGGAGGATCGTGTCGAAACAGATTGCAGTCAGGAAGACATGGAAGAAGTTTGGTGAGTCTGCCAATGATAAACCGGGACCAAATCCTGCCACCACTATTGTTGGGGAAGATGTTTATATGCAGTACATCACCAGTAAGGAGGAAGACAACAAGCCAGAAGAAGACGGTCTAGATAAACTcaaag cTTTGGGAGACAAGAATGTGGTTAAGTGTCGTACATGTAATGGAGAGCATTGGACCTCTAAGTGCCCCTACAAAGACACCACGCTGGGCGGTGGCAAAATCCCAGATGACAAGAAACCAGCACTTGGAGCACCAGGTGAGGCTAACAAACCAGGCGTTACCAAGTACATTCCACCAGGCATGAGGGAGGGAGCATCCAAACGACCAGAAGGCTCAAACATGCAGAGGAGGGAAGATCAAACAGCTATCAGGATATCCAATCTGAGTAATAACACAACTGATCAGGATCTGGAAGATCTGGTTAAGAGATTTGGACCTATATTGAAGATATATTTGGCCAAGGATAAACAAACCAACCAATGCAAAGGTTATGCGTATGTTCATTATAAGTTTAGGATGGATGCAGCTGAAGCTATTGCCAGGTTAAATGGACATGGTTATGATCACCTGATTCTTTCAGTTGACTGGTCAAAGCCACAGAATTCTAATCagtag
- the LOC109604981 gene encoding nitric oxide-associated protein 1, with translation MYSQLFKLYNSRISYSIIKETAKNYSKLSSKVRVVNEQSENQLEYIDSIIKKYKGTLLYNSVIEDIGIELGHHRNKLIIKETERKKNLIRHQIQLIEPLPLSLKYVTDLPTSKVNKEDGELKIDSRIVSFPYQSKEINSVSYVEEPTEEIRKQLTPEEEVNLKYEKLKEMHNWMMNYDNYTQVEEEEIDHDNWKINYGTPDPRTDVSNVPCGGCGAYLHCKDTAIPGYIPSEIFKNHKFKGGANLEAIICQRCYFLKHYNMALQVKVSSEDYPKVLQRISKQQALVLLMVDLMDFPCSIWPGIADIFGPKTPIIIVGNKIDLLPRDDDKFLQNIKTTLLDYCKISGFGTSNIQNIALISAKTGFGVEDLITILQASWKFHGDVYLVGCTNVGKSSLFNALLQSDYCKIQSSDLIQRATTSLWPGTTLNLLKFPITKPSAHRMELRNARLKTARKLEAEEQKLRRQQLKTYNTPKCATLIGHIGRSYTLPVKEEGDLFGVSPNSNASGKAKMGINEKDPEFVLSRWCFDTPGVVQTDQIINILTADELMLTLPKQIIRPVTFCVQPGNSLFIAGLGRLDYLKGNISIRLTVFRSNSLPLTICKSEMADELYQNLLGTDLLAVPINVSDRLTKWPGLQKAKTFSVIGVNSHISSKDVVLSSAGWVAINIREGEECLFEAWTPEKRGCYLRECLLPKAVQLRGRRKRYTPVYGKHKFI, from the exons ATGTATTcccaattatttaaactttataactcCCGCATTTcctattcaattattaaagaaacagccaaaaattatagtaaactTTCTTCAAAGGTACGAGTAGTGAATGAACAATCAGAAAACCAATTAGAATATAttgattcaataattaaaaagtacaagGGCACTTTGCTATATAATAGCGTTATAGAGGATATTGGAATTGAATTAGGACATCACAGAAATAAGCTGATAATTAAGGAGACCGAgaggaaaaaaaatttaataaggcACCAAATTCAATTGATTGAACCTTTACCATtgtcattaaaatatgtaacagaTTTACCAAcaagtaaagtaaataaagaggatggagaattaaaaatagactCGAGGATAGTTAGTTTTCCTTATCaatcaaaagaaattaattcagtGAGTTATGTTGAAGAGCCCACTGAGGAAATCCGTAAACAGTTGACACCTGAAGAGGAGGTTAACTTGAAGTATGAGAAGTTGAAGGAAATGCATAACTGGATGatgaattatgataattacacACAAGTTGAGGAGGAGGAAATTGATCATGACAactggaaaataaattatggaacACCTGATCCTAGAACTGATGTTAGCAATGTACCTTGTGGAGGATGTGGGGCCTATTTACACTGCAAA GACACAGCAATTCCTGGTTATATCCCATCAGAAATCttcaaaaatcataaattcaaAGGCGGTGCTAACTTAGAAGCAATAATCTGCCAAAGGTGCTACTTCTTGAAACACTACAACATGGCATTACAAGTCAAAGTATCATCAGAGGATTATCCGAAAGTATTACAAAGAATCAGTAAACAGCAGGCTTTGGTGCTTCTTATGGTAGATCTAATGGACTTTCCCTGTTCCATTTGGCCTGGAATTGCTGATATTTTCGGCCCCAAGACTCCCATTATTATTGTGGGGaacaaaattgatttgttGCCCAGAGATGATGATAAGTTCTtgcaaaacattaaaacaaccTTACTGGACTATTGTAAGATTTCAGGCTTTGGCACATCCAACATACAAAACATAGCTTTGATCTCTGCTAAGACTGGTTTTGGTGTGGAAGACTTGATAACAATATTGCAGGCAAGTTGGAAGTTTCACGGCGACGTTTATTTAGTAGGTTGTACCAACGTGGGCAAATCAAGTTTGTTCAACGCCCTCCTGCAATCCGACTACTGCAAAATCCAAAGCTCAGATCTAATACAAAGGGCTACCACAAGTCTTTGGCCAGGCACCACATTAAACCTGCTCAAGTTCCCCATCACCAAGCCCTCTGCCCACCGCATGGAACTGCGCAATGCCCGCCTAAAAACCGCCAGAAAGCTAGAGGCCGAAGAACAAAAGCTTCGAAGGCAACAGTTAAAAACCTACAACACCCCAAAGTGCGCCACCCTCATCGGACACATCGGCAGGTCATATACGTTGCCGGTGAAGGAAGAAGGCGATTTGTTCGGCGTGTCGCCCAACTCGAATGCGTCCGGCAAAGCTAAGATGGGCATTAACGAAAAGGATCCGGAGTTCGTTTTGAGTCGGTGGTGTTTTGATACGCCAGGAGTCGTGCAAACGgatcaaattattaacattttgacTGCGGACGAACTGATGTTGACTTTGCCCAAGCAAATAATTAGGCCTGTGACTTTCTGCGTTCAGCCCGGCAACAGTTTGTTTATTGCTGGACTTGGACGACTGGATTACCTTAAAGGAAATATATCCATTAG GTTGACCGTTTTCCGTTCCAATTCGCTTCCGTTAACAATTTGTAAGTCTGAAATGGCTGAtgaattataccaaaatttGTTGGGTACAGATTTATTAGCTGTACCAATAAATGTTAGTGACAGATTAACAAAATGGCCAGGTTTACAAAAGGCTAAAACCTTCTCTGTTATTGGAGTTAATAGTCACATTTCTAGTAAAGATGTAGTACTTTCCAGTGCTG GTTGGGTGGCAATAAACATAAGAGAAGGTGAAGAGTGTCTATTTGAAGCTTGGACACCAGAAAAGAGGGGCTGTTATTTGAGGGAGTGTTTGTTACCAAAAGCTGTGCAACTTAGAGGACGAAGGAAACGATATACACCTGTTTAtggcaaacacaaatttatataa
- the LOC109604973 gene encoding dynein axonemal intermediate chain 4-like, with protein MIAYIDEDGIDRTPKPLDPSIFNFLKKSPLTDTPRAATDLDAKSPQTILRNERTNLFLNSSDSEDESSFNETPEDLDLGSEVTKSDAVLEPEDSKVPTHMSLVLNETETIYLLTIANSTEFADGEEAGNVLEDNDRYDYLTVGKGRNRRTVSVGCQTVSVLMKKRETDCDKIEKRDAETFTSNWEMFDTFNEEERDRQADEEDSDDEVLVSKQEVEAEAERIMCSDEFQDAVTIIERLLANNVFIEKQKTFRDIESKIYTDDEVQYRYTLEVLLSFIDKNSKDKPVKSMEWNPFNKDLLAVAHGKFFSTDETSGLVNIWNIKNPVLPERSYQFQHPVTSLSFSKINPYVLGISLYCGKVYLIHISKRKLHIIAESVDFDVAVMDVPRQIQFMEPRSIKNLTGEDECMVIYESGRVLLFKTTRTQHLEYQQIMRTPKAEGKIKGLQLLKNPKGQPSVCKFVAATSMCQSPSDADLYYVTTDDGVVHICSRNFFNHQIDLFQAHEGPITYIGVHPFCDRFLITCGSDMYTRFWAEGVDEPIFEIENSFIPMVSCQFSPTHPTLFALIGLTNVYLWDMQRKSMKHQSTTELITKATCTSMHFRQNGKCLIVGDTKGQVHVYSLRDIPYPPFFPENLFMTMLRQQLLYKDEVISKLEKRVERTIIVDKVRELKPYKRLPEDDEEKRKSIETEADENVDEGDNNNLK; from the exons atgatagcATATATAGATGAAGATGGAATCGACAGAACACCAAAACCACTGGACCCATCAATATTCaacttcttaaaaaaatcCCCCCTCACAGATACACCACGAGCTGCGACAGATTTAGATGCAAAATCGCCACAAACAATCTTGAGAAACGAACGCACGAACCTCTTCCTCAACAGTTCCGATAGTGAGGATGAATCTTCCTTCAACGAAACGCCAGAGGACCTAGATCTGGGGTCGGAAGTCACAAAAAGCGACGCAGTACTGGAACCGGAAGATTCAAAGGTACCCACGCATATGAGCTTAGTCTTAAACGAAACAGAAACGATTTACCTATTGACCATAGCCAATTCGACTGAGTTTGCTGACGGTGAGGAGGCTGGAAATGTTTTGGAGGACAATGACAGGTACGACTATCTGACGGTGGGGAAGGGGAGGAACAGACGAACTGTGAGTGTGGGCTGCCAAACTGTGTCTGTGCTGATGAAGAAGCGAGAAACTGATTGTGATAAGATTGAGAAAAGGGATGCGGAGACTTTTACTTCTAACTGGGAAATGTTTGACACGTTTAATGAGGAAGAAAGAGATAGGCAAGCTGATGAAGAGGATTCAGATGATGAAGTTTTAGTATCTAAACAAGAAGTCGAAGCTGAAGCTGAGAGAATTATGTGCAGTGATGAGTTTCAAGACGCAGTTACGATAATTGAAAGACTGTTGGCCAATAATGTGTTCatcgaaaaacaaaaaacatttcgGGATATTGAGAGTAAAATCTACACAGATGATGAAGTACAATACAGATATACATTGgaggttttattgagttttatagataaaaattcCAAAG ATAAACCTGTAAAATCCATGGAATGGAACCCTTTTAACAAAGATTTATTAGCAGTGGCACACGGCAAATTTTTCTCCACCGACGAAACATCCGGACTAGTGAACATTTGGAACATCAAAAATCCGGTACTACCCGAAAGAAGTTACCAGTTTCAGCATCCGGTTACCAGCCTAAGTTTTTCGAAAATCAATCCTTATGTACTTGGTATCAGTTTGTATTGTGGTAAAGTCTATTTGATCCACATTTCCAAACGGAAACTTCACATCATAGCAGAAAGCGTGGACTTTGATGTTGCTGTCATGGATGTCCCCAGGCAAATCCAATTCATGGAGCCACGCTCCATTAAGAATTTGACTGGTGAGGATGAATGCATGGTGATTTACGAGAGCGGAagagttttattgtttaaaacgaCACGCACCCAGCACTTGGAGTACCAACAAATAATGCGGACTCCGAAGGCCGAAGGCAAAATTAAAGGACTTCAACTGTTAAAGAACCCAAAGGGTCAACCCTCCGTTTGTAAATTCGTTGCTGCAACGTCCATGTGCCAAAGTCCTTCTGATGCCGACCTTTACTACGTGACCACCGATGACGGTGTCGTGCATATTTGTTCCAGGAACTTTTTCAACCATCAAATAGACCTATTTCAAGCTCACGAAGGCCCGATAACTTATATCGGCGTCCATCCGTTCTGCGATCGGTTCCTAATCACATGCGGAAGTGATATGTACACCAGATTTTGGGCGGAAGGGGTAGACGAGCCAATTTTTGAGATCGAAAACTCCTTCATCCCAATGGTGAGCTGCCAGTTCTCTCCCACCCATCCGACCCTCTTCGCACTGATAGGGTTGACGAACGTATACCTCTGGGACATGCAGAGGAAGTCCATGAAGCATCAGTCGACAACGGAATTAATAACGAAGGCAACTTGCACGTCGATGCATTTTCGGCAAAACGGAAAGTGTCTCATTGTTGGAGACACAAAGGGGCAAGTGCATGTTTATTCGTTGCGGGATATCCCGTATCCGCCGTTCTTCCCCGAAAATTTATTCATGACGATGTTGAGGCAACAACTGTTGTACAAAGACGAAGTGATTAGCAAATTGGAGAAACGTGTGGAAAGGACGATAATTGTGGATAAAGTCAGGGAACTTAAACCGTATAAACGTTTGCCTGAAGATGATGAGGAAAAACGTAAATCCATTGAAACGGAAGCAGATGAAAACGTCGATGAAGGggacaacaataatttaaaataa